A single genomic interval of Puntigrus tetrazona isolate hp1 chromosome 1, ASM1883169v1, whole genome shotgun sequence harbors:
- the mrpl39 gene encoding 39S ribosomal protein L39, mitochondrial yields MFLSLQPEAAEACRRRLTVNSSFSSFSSFPFVYVIFICFPRGGRVCGMLMAVCQILPRRLVSNAAAARLSSAELRSLRSALFSEEQARQRSLYPRTEKIEVTLQGPGLQGTLLVMNRGSSTPYSCTRHLTEWHMKSSALALVDGQPWHMHRPLTRSCDLTLLTFKDEDPQIVNQAYWRSCAALLGQVLDAAFKDEFSVELLKLPEVPVTAGAFCCDLVLDSRLDSWTPSEENLRSLTREALQIVHKDLPWEPLEVSESVALQIFSHSRIKQEEIEERAAQSQNGTVTLYRCGDHVSVSGGPLVSSTGLVSQYEVVCVHPLGPSERGVRRRAQGLSLPLNLTAHHKAWNMLRKRAEKLVEIPSSSTVTPPLTAETTPTPSTVIPASSPSI; encoded by the exons ATGTTTTTATCGCTGCAACCGGAAGCTGCGGAAGCATGTCGCCGGCGTCTGACAGTTAACAGCTCGTTTAGCTCTTTTAGCTCTTTTCCCTTTGTATACGttatatttatctgttttcCTCGCGGAGGACGTGTCTGTGGGATGCTCATGGCCGTGTGTCAGATTCTTCCGCGCC GTCTGGTGTCGAATGCAGCGGCTGCACGCCTCTCGTCTGCAGAACTGCGCAGTCTTCGCAGCGCTCTGTTTTCTGAAGAGCAGGCGCGCCAGAGATCTCTGTATCCACGGACGGAGAAGATCGAGGTGACCCTGCAGGGGCCCGGTCTTCAGGGGACGCTCCTGGTCATGAACAGAGGCTCCTCCACGCCGTACAGCTGCACGCGCC atctGACGGAGTGGCACATGAAGAGCTCCGCTCTGGCTCTGGTGGACGGTCAGCCCTGGCACATGCACCGACCTTTGACCCGCTCCTGTGACCTCACCCTCCTCACCTTCAAAGATGAAGATCCTCAAATAGTCaaccag gcgtACTGGCGCTCCTGCGCGGCTCTTCTGGGACAGGTTCTCGACGCAGCGTTTAAGGATGAGTTTAGTGTTGAGCTTCTGAAGCTTCCAGAAGTACCAG TCACCGCTGGTGCGTTCTGTTGTGATCTGGTTCTGGACTCTCGTTTGGACTCCTGGACGCCTTCAGAG GAGAATCTGCGCAGTTTGACGCGGGAAGCTCTTCAGATCGTTCACAAGGATCTTCCGTGGGAGCCGCTGGAGGTTTCTGAGTCTGTGGCGCTCCAGATCTTCTCTCACAGCAG GATTAAACAGGAAGAGATTGAAGAAAGAGCAGCTCAAAGTCAGAACGGGACAGTGACGCTATACAG gtgtggGGATCACGTGTCGGTGAGCGGGGGTCCTCTGGTGTCCAGCACAGGTCTGGTGTCTCAGTATGAGGTTGTGTGTGTCCATCCTCTGGGTCCGAGCGAGCGGGGCGTCCGGCGCCGGGCTCAAGGGCTCTCGCTGCCTCTCAACCTCACT GCTCATCATAAAGCCTGGAACATGCTGCGgaaaagagcagagaaactA GTGGAGATTCCCTCCTCCTCTACAGTGACTCCTCCTCTCACAGCAGAGACCACGCCCACCCCCTCCACAGTAATCCCCGCCTCCTCACCCAGCATTTAG